A stretch of Armatimonadota bacterium DNA encodes these proteins:
- the rpmG gene encoding 50S ribosomal protein L33 — translation MATDARIVITLACQDCKSRNYATTKNKRNDQDRIELKKFCKKCRKHTAHREAK, via the coding sequence ATGGCTACCGATGCCAGAATAGTCATAACCCTGGCTTGCCAGGACTGCAAGTCCAGGAATTATGCGACAACAAAGAATAAGCGGAATGACCAGGACAGGATAGAGCTGAAGAAGTTCTGCAAGAAGTGCCGGAAGCACACCGCGCATCGAGAGGCTAAGTAG